One candidate division WOR-3 bacterium genomic window, CCTTTATCTCTGCGTCACCGGCAATTTTAAAATCCTTTAAATTGCCTTCAAAAGCTAATTCACCACTCAACCGGCAATCTGGATTTTCCATAAAAGAATATAAAAATGGGAATACCCACGGCTGGATATCTTGAAATTTTAACTGGATTGCGAAGTAATCAGGTGAAAGTATACCTTCGCCGTTGAGCATCTGTTTATTATCATCATCTAATTCCAATCGGATAACCCGCAAGCGGTTTTTTAAATATTCACCTTTAATCTCCAGCCGTCCATTCGCCAACCCCCGGTAAAAAAGACTTTCTGCATGGATGGTAAGAAGATCCTTTTCCAAGATCAATGTCAGATATCCCCTTATCGTCTCCTTTAGACCCAAAAAATGAGTAAATTCTTCAAGGTTGAGACCCTGGATTAATATTTTATTTTGTTCTAAAGAAAAAATTAAATCCGCCTGGGCCAGTTTGAGATGGACCAAACCAATTTTTCGCTTACCAATATCAAAAGCAATTGGTTCCAGATTATACATCGTTTGTTTGTGAAAAATCAGACAGAGCGAATCAATCAATCCCGTGGCATCATTGTATAATTTACCCTTAGCAATCAATGTATCATCCCCCCTTTCTGCCCGCAATTGAAATGTTTCATGTTGAATCTTGAATGAAAGTTGCTCCACTTTATAATTTTTATACCCTAAGGTGGTCAAATCACATTGGAGAGTCCCGGTGTATTTCTGGGGATTGAAGTTATCAATTTTTATTGCACAATCCTCAATATGTAAGTTTTTGAAACCAAGGTCCGCAATTTTTAAATCGGCATTGAAGGTGGTATGTACCAGTTCAAAAAATTTGCCGGAGCACTGCAGACGGCCCGAGAGAGTACCCCTTACGGGATAAAAATTCTCCAACCGCTCCAGAGCAAGTTTATTGATGATCCCATTAAGTTCCAGATCCGGAGCTATCTTACCCGTGAGGGAGATGTCTAAATCATCCTCTTCAACTTTGAAGGTATCAAGCACCAGTTGCTTGCCGTCGTATTTTCCGGCGATGAGCAAGGTATCAATCGCCAGACCATTTTCCGCTGGTGAATTTAATATTCCGGAAAATCTTTTATTTTTATAAAAGAGTTTGCCGTTAAGCCGAATTGGCTTATTTAATTTTAACAGTTGAGAAATATTCACGGCGCGAAAATTCGTTTCAAATTGGTAGTTTTTCAAATCTAAAAATTTTATCTGGGCTGAAAAACTGCCTTGCAATGCATTCCCCTCAAACAAATTGATGATAACGGTATCGGCTAAAAGATTGGTTTCAAAATTCACTCGCTCTAAAAAATCAAAGTTTTGTATTTGACCCTGGATCCGCGGGATTATGCGTGCGCCGATGAGGCTGATATCCCCCTGCAGGGTGATATTACCTTTATAGATTCTCATTCCAGCCAGGTCAAATTCTCCTTTCTTTATTTTGAGCAATAGATTTTTTCCAGTGAAGTAATACGAACCTTCGCTCTGGAAGGTGAATCCCCGCCCTTTGATCTGCAATGACTTAAGATTTATCCGGTCGGAATTGATATTTAAAAGAGTATTAGCCGAATAAATCTCTAATGGCAAATCCGGGTAATACAAACTTAAATTCACGGTGCTGAGATATAAACTTTTGCCTATAAAATCAAGAAAGATTAGTCCGGAAATATTAACTATTTCATATTTGCGTGTGTCTTCATAAACAAGACTGCCGTTTTTCAAATTGACCCGAAGAGAGAGACTAAGGGTTGGAATATTCCATCCACCCCCTACTGTTTCTCCTTTTTTTTGTTTCAAATAAAGTGTCGGCTCCACGAGGGTAATCTGAAAGACTGCGGGAAGACGCAAGTTCCACGGTGAGAAACGATAGCTTATCCGAGCAAATCTTCCGCAGAGGCTATCGGTTTTCGAAATTTTGACTACATAATTCTTGATATCATATCCTTGGAAAAGATTGCCTTCGATCGCTTCATAGGTTATTTCGCACCTGCTCATCCGCCGCAAAAGGGCAATACCCAATCTCCCCCAGTCCACACGTTTAAGGATGATCATCCCGGCAGCGATGATAATTCCGATAACAATCAAGGTGATAATAAGTTTTTTCATTTTTCAGAAAATATGATAAATGCCTAAATAAAACTCTCTTCCCGATCCCGTAAAAGGGAAACCCAAATCCGCCCGTATGGGACCAATCGGTGTAAAATAGCGCAAACCCACGCCGCTGCCCAATTTAAAAAAATCTTTTCGGAAAAATTCCTGCCGATTGTCAATATAGCCCATATCCAGAAATACGACAATACCTAAATTTTTATAGATGCTCAGGCGGTCTTCCAGATTGTAATTAAATATGATCTCTCCATAGTGCTCATTCCGCAGGGTATCCGGACCAATGGATTTTTCCGGATAACCTCTTAAACTGTATTGCCCCCCCAGATAATATTTTTCCTCTATCGCCATACCATCGGTGGGAATGATGATACCGACTTTTATCCGCTGGGCGATGATATTCCTCCGGGTTAGGAGAAAATCTTTATAAAATCTTCCCTCTGTCTCCAGTTTTAGATAATGATTGGAACCACCCAGCCGACCACCAGCATATTCCAGTAGAGGCACGAAATAAATACCGGAATGGGGATTGAAAAATTCATTGCGGTAATCTCCCATCAACTGAATTTTGATGCTATTGGTAGTCTGAAAAAATGTATCAGGCAAATCCGTTTTTATATCAATGTCCACATATTTATATTTATTTGCAATATGGGCCTGGATATTATCACTGAAGATGCGCGAAACCCGGAACTCAATACCCCATGATTTTCTTAAAAAATCTTGTTTATTTTCATACCAATAAAAGGGCAAGATAGAAGGGCTCAATTTTAGATTGGTAAAATAAGAAATGGAGTAAAGCAGGTCAAATTTTGCTTCCCATTCTTTTTTAATATTGATCTTGAACGCCGGTGAAATTTTAAGCCGATGTCCCATGTTGAAAAGATTGAGTTCTTCAAGCCCTAAAGAGATTATGAAACTCAATGGGATAGAGATACCCACTCCCCAATTGAATATTTTTGATTTTAATTCCCTTAAATTAAAGATAAGATTTAAGGTATCCTCCGTAACCTTAACCATCTCAATATCCACGGTGCTGAAGAATCCCAGCCGATAGATTCGCAACTGAGTATTCAGAATTTTCTTGCGGTTGTATTGCTCGCCGGATTGGATTTGAATTTCCCGGGTGATGATTGCTGGATGCGTGAATTTTAGCCCCCGGATGATAATATCTTTAATGTAGTAAATCCGGTCCTTTTGAATTTCAAAAATTAAAATTCCGGAATCGGGTATTACCCGAGTGGTAACGCTGGCAAACGCATAACCATTGTCTTTAAAATACCCTTCAATCTGGTCTGAAGATTTCCTTATCTTCTCCTGAATGAAAAAATCATTTTTTTCAATCGTCAAAAACTGATTTAAATCCTTGCTTCCGTTTACCATCCGGATTTCCCGGATTCGGGGACGGACACCTTCATAAATCTTAAATTTCAACTCCACATTTTCTCCCTTTTCGGTTATTTCCGGCGTCACCCGGGTCGCAAAAAAACCTTGGGTGTTATAATAACGGATAATACTATTGACATCCCGGATGATATTAAATTCACTGTAAGGCTGGCGAACCTTAGAGACGAGTACCGATAGTAATTCGCGGTTCTTTACTAAGTTATTGCCTTCAAATTTTATCTTGGTGACATTGGCATTTAAAAGGAAGTTAATAAAAAGGAACCAAATCAATTAGCAGATTACAATTCTACCCTGTTTAATTACGAGTCTATCATCAAACCAGACCCAGGGTTTGCGTATTACACCATCCAGGTGACTTCGGGCATCGTTCTTTCCTCCAAATCCCAGATTATTCCCGAAGGCGAGATGGACGGTGCCAATAACCTTTTCATCTTCAAGGACATTGCCGGTGATGGTGGCTTTGTAATTTGTCCCAATCCCGAGTTCGCAAAGCACTCGCCCTTCCTCTTCCATCTTGTCAAAAATTTTTTCCAGTTCTTTATTACCTTCAAGTTTTACAATCCTTCCCGCGGATATTTTCAAAGTGACTGGTTTTTTCAGTAACCCGACAGGTGCAAAAGAACCATCAATCACGACCGTTCCTTCGGATTTATCTTCCAGAGGGGCACAATATGCCTCGCCTGCGGGTAGATTGGAGAAACTTCCCGGTGTGCGGATAACACCAGTATCTGGATGACCTGGGCGGGTACTGATATCCAGATAGAGTTCCTTATCCGCGGTCCTGATGCGAACCTTTTTTGTCACAGTGAGCAGCCTTTCCATTTTTTTTGTGAGTCGAGCGATCTTTTGGTAGTCTGCATTGAGCGTGCGGATCATAACCTCCGGAGTGATACCAGGCATGGTAGCGCCCCGGGCACCGGTTCTTGTCGCTTCAATACGCGCCCGGGTATGGGTCAGAGAAAAGGAAGTGGGGATTATAAAAATATCACATTTTTTTAGAATTTCTCCAATCAAAGGGGGTGGTTCTTTGCCGTGCCCCCCGGTTGGTGCGATTTCTATTAAATAAGCATTCTGTTTGTTGGGAATCGTCTGCCACAGGGCTTCACCCACAACCCGGCATGGGTGGTCGGTGATGATG contains:
- a CDS encoding translocation/assembly module TamB domain-containing protein, which translates into the protein MKKLIITLIVIGIIIAAGMIILKRVDWGRLGIALLRRMSRCEITYEAIEGNLFQGYDIKNYVVKISKTDSLCGRFARISYRFSPWNLRLPAVFQITLVEPTLYLKQKKGETVGGGWNIPTLSLSLRVNLKNGSLVYEDTRKYEIVNISGLIFLDFIGKSLYLSTVNLSLYYPDLPLEIYSANTLLNINSDRINLKSLQIKGRGFTFQSEGSYYFTGKNLLLKIKKGEFDLAGMRIYKGNITLQGDISLIGARIIPRIQGQIQNFDFLERVNFETNLLADTVIINLFEGNALQGSFSAQIKFLDLKNYQFETNFRAVNISQLLKLNKPIRLNGKLFYKNKRFSGILNSPAENGLAIDTLLIAGKYDGKQLVLDTFKVEEDDLDISLTGKIAPDLELNGIINKLALERLENFYPVRGTLSGRLQCSGKFFELVHTTFNADLKIADLGFKNLHIEDCAIKIDNFNPQKYTGTLQCDLTTLGYKNYKVEQLSFKIQHETFQLRAERGDDTLIAKGKLYNDATGLIDSLCLIFHKQTMYNLEPIAFDIGKRKIGLVHLKLAQADLIFSLEQNKILIQGLNLEEFTHFLGLKETIRGYLTLILEKDLLTIHAESLFYRGLANGRLEIKGEYLKNRLRVIRLELDDDNKQMLNGEGILSPDYFAIQLKFQDIQPWVFPFLYSFMENPDCRLSGELAFEGNLKDFKIAGDAEIKDACFGIKTIAARFDSGYAKVKFRDTQIIFETIKVQMLPGYVFYTNNRSWVEGGGIVKLEPKFRVRNLRFDFSFRDAPLQFQHYAYGIGSGNFALRMNDEVMAYEGNITIKEGIIPVEFGTYLESGEGEGKQEWRMNLRLSGERNIWLRNRDTDIEFGGEVYLTKELTSPLYVTGNLETKRGNYYWLNHILRITRGKITFVPQEVIDPELDFWAELNTRERDPETNQEIKIILHCTGNISEPVFEFFSEPPRYSEQDILTFLNLNITWREIESMKQGEYIGRVLPRAVWAYLESDVSRRFRTYTGLDYFRIEAPLFEPQEKTRVTVGKYISRNLFITYTYDITTFSNEFNVEYFIDDRNQIWIKRDETGEYSLQYQYRIRF
- a CDS encoding BamA/TamA family outer membrane protein is translated as MIWFLFINFLLNANVTKIKFEGNNLVKNRELLSVLVSKVRQPYSEFNIIRDVNSIIRYYNTQGFFATRVTPEITEKGENVELKFKIYEGVRPRIREIRMVNGSKDLNQFLTIEKNDFFIQEKIRKSSDQIEGYFKDNGYAFASVTTRVIPDSGILIFEIQKDRIYYIKDIIIRGLKFTHPAIITREIQIQSGEQYNRKKILNTQLRIYRLGFFSTVDIEMVKVTEDTLNLIFNLRELKSKIFNWGVGISIPLSFIISLGLEELNLFNMGHRLKISPAFKINIKKEWEAKFDLLYSISYFTNLKLSPSILPFYWYENKQDFLRKSWGIEFRVSRIFSDNIQAHIANKYKYVDIDIKTDLPDTFFQTTNSIKIQLMGDYRNEFFNPHSGIYFVPLLEYAGGRLGGSNHYLKLETEGRFYKDFLLTRRNIIAQRIKVGIIIPTDGMAIEEKYYLGGQYSLRGYPEKSIGPDTLRNEHYGEIIFNYNLEDRLSIYKNLGIVVFLDMGYIDNRQEFFRKDFFKLGSGVGLRYFTPIGPIRADLGFPFTGSGREFYLGIYHIF
- a CDS encoding aminopeptidase; its protein translation is MVNNKRLRSAARIVINQCLGVKEHESVAIITDHPCRVVGEALWQTIPNKQNAYLIEIAPTGGHGKEPPPLIGEILKKCDIFIIPTSFSLTHTRARIEATRTGARGATMPGITPEVMIRTLNADYQKIARLTKKMERLLTVTKKVRIRTADKELYLDISTRPGHPDTGVIRTPGSFSNLPAGEAYCAPLEDKSEGTVVIDGSFAPVGLLKKPVTLKISAGRIVKLEGNKELEKIFDKMEEEGRVLCELGIGTNYKATITGNVLEDEKVIGTVHLAFGNNLGFGGKNDARSHLDGVIRKPWVWFDDRLVIKQGRIVIC